Proteins from a genomic interval of Dendropsophus ebraccatus isolate aDenEbr1 chromosome 6, aDenEbr1.pat, whole genome shotgun sequence:
- the LOC138795685 gene encoding protein NCBP2AS2-like — protein MRRPLSCRVAGVTSCVYVLQVTRPPKMVLRRLLFSLLNNPQLIEKLSESRPIRRAAQITAFAITKAQLTGRDAAQRMLRSSTVQELKREVSGAPRDLGEVGRKVGRIKDTFVKELKTGMEEVQQVHGRHVCVREDDSVMV, from the exons ATGCGGCGGCCGTTGAGCTGTAGAGTCGCCGGTGTAACCAGCTGTGTCTATGTGCTTCAGGTCACACGTCCTCCTAAGATGGTGCTCAGGAGGCTCTTGTTCTCGTTACTCAACAACCCTCAGCTGATCGAGAAGCTTTCCGAGTCCCGGCCCATCCGCAGAGCCGCGCAGATCACCGCCTTCGCCATCACTAAAGCGCAGCTGACCGGCAGGGACGCTGCACAGCGCATGCTCCGCTCCAGCACGGTCCAGGAGCTGAAGCGGGAGGTGTCTGGGGCTCCCCGGGATCTGGGGGAGGTGGGACGCAAGGTGGGGAGGATCAAAGACACATTCGTCAAGGAGCTCAAGACTGGaatggaggag GTTCAGCAAGTACATGGGAGGCATGTATGTGTGCGTGAAGACGACAGTGTGATGGTGTGA